In Acidobacteriota bacterium, one DNA window encodes the following:
- a CDS encoding sulfotransferase: MTAAEVSAGEGRIERRIFVVGAPRSGTTLVQSLLAAHDQLTSFTESHFFSRHFRPLPRIPGLPGLPRALLAHNPAPRLHAFLAENDEAPPEAAAWFDDSLRLLPRLPFRTRPAARRFLQVLDQLALRRGKSGWIEKTPMHLRYLPFLESLAEPPPRTDFVHVLRDGLEVLASLFKASKSWERAYTLDECIHRWKTDVSLSILRLEAARGDGPHDHFILYEELTTDPEPVLQRLLRDLGLPWQPSLLERYAQAAPTLITQEESWKASAASPIRPSSTSQEVLNEEQRERVRKKLGEGFYRELRELLRDRG, encoded by the coding sequence GTGACCGCTGCTGAAGTGAGCGCTGGCGAAGGAAGAATCGAACGCCGCATCTTCGTGGTCGGCGCCCCCCGCTCCGGCACCACCCTGGTGCAAAGCCTGCTGGCGGCCCACGACCAGCTCACTTCCTTCACCGAAAGCCATTTCTTCTCCCGCCACTTTCGGCCCTTGCCCAGGATTCCTGGCCTGCCCGGGCTCCCGAGGGCGCTGCTGGCCCACAACCCCGCCCCGCGGCTCCACGCCTTCCTGGCGGAGAACGACGAGGCTCCCCCGGAGGCGGCGGCCTGGTTCGATGATTCCCTCCGCCTGCTCCCGCGGCTGCCGTTCCGGACCCGTCCGGCGGCCCGCCGCTTTCTCCAGGTCCTGGATCAGCTGGCCCTACGGCGGGGCAAGTCCGGCTGGATCGAGAAGACCCCTATGCACCTGCGCTATCTGCCGTTCCTCGAATCCCTGGCCGAGCCGCCCCCGCGCACCGATTTCGTCCACGTCCTCCGCGACGGCCTGGAGGTGTTGGCCTCCCTCTTCAAGGCCTCCAAAAGCTGGGAGCGCGCCTACACCCTGGACGAATGCATCCACCGCTGGAAGACCGATGTCTCCCTCTCCATCCTCCGCCTCGAAGCAGCCCGTGGTGATGGGCCCCACGACCACTTCATCCTCTACGAAGAGCTCACCACCGACCCCGAACCCGTCCTCCAACGCCTGCTCCGCGACCTCGGCCTCCCCTGGCAACCCAGCCTCCTGGAACGCTACGCCCAGGCTGCCCCCACCCTGATCACGCAAGAAGAATCCTGGAAAGCCTCCGCTGCTTCCCCCATCCGCCCGTCGTCGACCTCGCAAGAAGTCCTCAACGAAGAGCAGCGGGAGCGGGTGCGGAAGAAGCTGGGAGAGGGTTTTTACCGGGAGTTGAGGGAGCTGCTGCGGGACCGGGGGTGA
- a CDS encoding class I SAM-dependent methyltransferase has protein sequence MSRRLRWWSSPQVEMRALAHEAGERHLQLLEHAAADLAPDDPALEDWFEQYRRGHQQRLALDLRLLEEHAAPGARVLEVGAVPLLLTAALAAQEYRVHALDVAPQRFAGAIERLGLDVLRCDVETEPMPFPDDSFDVVLFNEIFEHLRIDPIFTLEEVLRVLAPGGRLLLSTPNLRSLRGLRNLLLRNQGHAVSPGGYSQYEKLRSLGHMGHVREYTTREVWDFLTRVGFRCQTLLFRGGYGRGPVGAVEWLLPFLRPFFTVVAVKPGAPAGGEA, from the coding sequence GGCTACGCTGGTGGAGCTCGCCGCAGGTCGAGATGCGGGCCCTGGCCCACGAGGCTGGGGAGCGTCATTTGCAGCTCCTGGAGCACGCCGCCGCCGACCTGGCGCCTGACGACCCGGCGCTCGAGGATTGGTTCGAGCAGTACCGCCGGGGCCACCAGCAGCGCCTGGCCCTCGACCTCCGGCTGCTGGAAGAGCACGCCGCCCCCGGCGCCCGGGTGCTGGAAGTCGGCGCCGTGCCGCTGCTCCTCACCGCGGCGCTGGCGGCCCAGGAGTATCGGGTCCACGCCCTCGACGTGGCCCCCCAGCGCTTCGCCGGCGCCATCGAGAGACTCGGCCTGGACGTGCTCCGCTGCGATGTCGAAACGGAGCCCATGCCCTTCCCGGACGACAGCTTCGACGTGGTGCTCTTCAACGAGATCTTCGAGCACCTGCGCATCGATCCCATCTTCACCCTGGAGGAAGTGCTGCGCGTCCTCGCCCCCGGCGGCCGGCTGCTCCTCTCCACCCCCAATCTGCGCTCTCTCCGCGGCCTGCGCAACCTGCTGCTGCGCAACCAGGGCCACGCGGTGTCCCCGGGGGGCTACTCGCAATACGAGAAGCTCCGCTCCCTCGGCCACATGGGCCACGTGCGGGAGTACACCACCCGCGAGGTCTGGGACTTCCTGACCCGCGTCGGCTTCCGCTGCCAGACCCTGCTCTTCCGCGGCGGCTACGGCCGCGGCCCGGTGGGAGCGGTGGAGTGGCTGCTGCCCTTCCTCCGCCCCTTCTTCACCGTGGTGGCGGTCAAGCCCGGCGCACCCGCCGGCGGAGAGGCCTGA